In Enterobacter sp. 638, a single window of DNA contains:
- the rplT gene encoding 50S ribosomal protein L20 — MARVKRGVVARARHKKILKQAKGYYGARSRVYRVAFQAVIKAGQYAYRDRRQRKRQFRQLWIARINAAARQNGISYSKFINGLKKASVEIDRKILADIAVFDKLAFTALVEKAKAALA; from the coding sequence ATGGCTCGCGTAAAACGTGGTGTAGTTGCCCGTGCACGTCACAAGAAAATTTTGAAACAAGCCAAAGGCTACTACGGTGCGCGTTCACGCGTATACCGCGTTGCCTTCCAGGCTGTTATCAAAGCTGGTCAGTATGCTTACCGTGACCGTCGTCAACGTAAGCGTCAGTTCCGTCAACTGTGGATTGCGCGTATCAACGCAGCAGCACGTCAGAACGGTATTTCTTACAGCAAATTCATCAACGGCCTGAAAAAAGCCTCTGTTGAAATCGACCGTAAGATTCTGGCTGACATCGCAGTATTCGACAAATTAGCGTTCACCGCTCTGGTCGAAAAAGCGAAAGCAGCACTGGCATAA
- the rpmI gene encoding 50S ribosomal protein L35, giving the protein MPKIKTVRGAAKRFKKTGKGGFKHKRANLRHILTKKATKRKRHLRPKAMVSKGDLGLVIACLPYA; this is encoded by the coding sequence ATGCCAAAAATTAAGACCGTACGCGGTGCTGCTAAGCGTTTTAAAAAAACCGGTAAAGGTGGATTTAAACACAAGCGTGCTAACCTGCGTCACATTCTGACTAAAAAAGCTACCAAGCGTAAACGTCACCTGCGTCCAAAAGCCATGGTTTCTAAAGGCGATTTGGGTCTGGTTATCGCGTGCCTGCCGTACGCATAA
- the btuD gene encoding vitamin B12 ABC transporter ATP-binding protein BtuD, protein MTVLMQLSGVAQKGRLEPINAEVRSGEIVHLVGPNGAGKSTLLARMAGLTMGAGEITLLGRSLREWSPVSLAHRRSYLIQQQMPPFAMPVWHYLALHQHDKTHSSLLEDVTGALGLEDKLARNSSQLSGGEWQRVRLAAAILQIHPAGNPHGNVLLLDEPMSGLDVAQQAALDTLLSLLSGKGIAIVMSSHDLNHTLRHAHRVWLLARGTLLASGARDSVLTPPNLARAYGMPFRRLDIEGHRMLISTVQE, encoded by the coding sequence ATGACCGTGCTGATGCAGTTGTCTGGCGTGGCGCAGAAGGGAAGGCTAGAGCCGATAAACGCGGAGGTTCGCTCGGGCGAGATCGTGCATCTTGTGGGCCCCAACGGTGCTGGTAAAAGTACGTTGCTGGCCCGTATGGCCGGGCTGACCATGGGTGCGGGTGAAATCACGTTGCTGGGACGCTCACTTCGCGAGTGGTCTCCCGTCTCGCTGGCTCATCGACGCAGCTACCTTATCCAGCAACAGATGCCACCTTTTGCCATGCCCGTCTGGCACTATCTGGCACTGCATCAGCATGATAAAACCCATTCCTCATTGCTTGAAGATGTCACAGGCGCTTTAGGGCTGGAAGATAAACTCGCGCGCAACTCCAGCCAGCTCTCCGGCGGCGAGTGGCAGCGCGTGCGCCTGGCTGCCGCGATCCTGCAAATCCATCCGGCGGGGAATCCCCACGGGAACGTATTGTTATTGGATGAGCCGATGAGCGGTCTGGATGTGGCTCAGCAGGCCGCGCTGGACACGCTATTAAGTCTGCTTTCTGGCAAAGGCATCGCCATCGTGATGAGCAGCCACGATTTAAATCACACGCTGCGCCACGCCCACCGGGTGTGGCTTTTAGCGCGCGGGACGTTGTTAGCCAGCGGCGCGCGCGACAGTGTGCTCACGCCGCCCAATCTTGCGCGGGCTTACGGTATGCCTTTTCGTCGCCTGGATATTGAAGGGCACAGAATGCTTATTTCGACCGTTCAGGAATAG
- the thrS gene encoding threonine--tRNA ligase, whose protein sequence is MPVITLPDGSQRQFDRAVSPMDVALDIGPGLAKATIAGRVNGELVDASDLIENDAQLSIITAKDAEGIEIIRHSCAHLLGHAIKQLWPNTKMAIGPVIDNGFYYDVDLDHTLTQEDIDALEKRMHELAETNYDVIKKNVSWHEARETFVKRGENYKVSILDENISHDDKPGLYHHEEYVDMCRGPHVPNMRFCHHFKLMKIAGAYWRGDSNNKMLQRIYGTAWADKKALNAYLVRLEEAAKRDHRKIGKQLDLYHMQEEAPGMVFWHNDGWTIFRELETFVRSKLKEYQYQEVKGPFMMDRVLWEKTGHWDNYKDAMFTTSSENREYCIKPMNCPGHVQIFNQGLKSYRDLPLRMAEFGSCHRNEPSGALHGLMRVRGFTQDDAHIFCTEGQVRDEVNACIRMVYDMYSTFGFEKIVVKLSTRPEKRIGSDETWDRAEADLAVALEENNIPFEYQLGEGAFYGPKIEFTLYDCLDRAWQCGTVQLDFSLPQRLSASYVGEDNERQIPVMIHRAILGSIERFIGILTEEFAGFFPTWLAPVQVVVMNITDSQADYVKELTQKLQNAGIRVKADLRNEKIGFKIREHTLRRVPYMLVCGDKEVESGKVAVRTRRGKDLGSLDVNEVIEKLRLEIRSRSLQQLEV, encoded by the coding sequence ATGCCTGTAATTACCCTTCCTGATGGCAGTCAACGCCAGTTTGACCGTGCCGTAAGCCCGATGGACGTAGCCCTGGACATTGGTCCTGGCCTGGCAAAAGCCACCATCGCTGGGCGTGTAAACGGTGAGTTGGTTGATGCTTCCGATCTGATTGAAAACGACGCACAGCTTTCCATCATTACCGCCAAGGATGCCGAAGGTATTGAGATCATTCGTCACTCCTGCGCGCACCTGTTGGGCCATGCTATTAAGCAGCTGTGGCCGAATACCAAAATGGCGATTGGCCCGGTTATTGATAACGGCTTCTACTATGACGTTGATCTTGACCATACGCTGACTCAGGAAGACATCGACGCGCTCGAAAAACGTATGCACGAGCTCGCCGAAACGAACTACGATGTCATCAAGAAGAATGTCAGCTGGCATGAAGCGCGTGAAACCTTTGTGAAGCGTGGCGAAAACTATAAAGTTTCTATTCTTGATGAGAACATCTCGCATGATGACAAGCCTGGCTTGTATCATCACGAAGAATATGTCGACATGTGTCGTGGACCGCACGTACCGAACATGCGTTTCTGTCATCACTTCAAATTGATGAAGATTGCCGGTGCGTACTGGCGTGGCGACAGCAATAATAAGATGTTGCAGCGTATTTATGGTACCGCTTGGGCAGACAAAAAAGCCCTGAATGCTTATCTGGTTCGTCTGGAAGAAGCGGCAAAGCGTGACCACCGTAAAATCGGTAAACAACTCGACCTGTATCATATGCAGGAAGAAGCGCCGGGTATGGTCTTCTGGCATAACGACGGCTGGACTATCTTCCGCGAACTGGAAACTTTCGTACGCTCTAAGCTGAAAGAATATCAGTATCAGGAAGTGAAAGGCCCGTTCATGATGGACCGTGTGCTGTGGGAAAAAACCGGCCACTGGGACAACTATAAAGATGCAATGTTTACGACGTCTTCAGAGAACCGTGAATACTGCATCAAGCCGATGAACTGTCCTGGCCACGTTCAGATCTTTAACCAGGGTCTGAAATCTTACCGTGACCTGCCGCTGCGTATGGCGGAGTTCGGTAGCTGTCATCGTAATGAACCATCAGGTGCGTTGCATGGTCTGATGCGTGTACGCGGCTTTACTCAGGATGACGCGCATATCTTCTGTACTGAAGGGCAGGTGCGTGATGAAGTTAACGCCTGTATTCGTATGGTCTACGATATGTATAGCACTTTTGGCTTCGAGAAAATCGTGGTCAAACTCTCAACTCGTCCGGAAAAACGTATCGGCAGTGACGAGACCTGGGATCGTGCTGAGGCGGATCTGGCAGTTGCGCTTGAAGAAAACAACATTCCGTTTGAATATCAACTGGGTGAAGGCGCATTCTACGGTCCGAAAATTGAATTTACACTGTATGACTGTCTCGACCGCGCCTGGCAGTGCGGTACGGTTCAGCTGGACTTCTCTCTGCCGCAGCGTTTAAGCGCCTCTTATGTAGGTGAAGACAACGAGCGTCAGATTCCGGTTATGATTCACCGTGCGATTCTGGGTTCTATTGAACGCTTTATCGGTATTCTTACCGAAGAATTCGCGGGCTTCTTCCCAACCTGGCTTGCGCCAGTGCAGGTTGTAGTGATGAATATTACCGATTCTCAGGCTGATTACGTTAAAGAATTGACGCAGAAACTACAAAATGCGGGCATTCGCGTAAAAGCGGACTTGAGAAATGAGAAGATTGGCTTTAAAATCCGTGAGCACACATTACGTCGTGTCCCTTACATGTTGGTCTGCGGTGATAAAGAGGTGGAATCAGGCAAAGTTGCCGTTCGCACCCGCCGTGGTAAAGACTTGGGCAGCTTGGACGTAAATGAAGTGATTGAGAAGCTGCGACTAGAGATTCGCAGCCGCAGTCTTCAACAACTGGAGGTATAA
- the pheT gene encoding phenylalanine--tRNA ligase subunit beta — protein MKFSELWLREWVNTTLDSEALSNQITMAGLEVDGVEPVSGAFNGVVVGEVVECGQHPNADKLRVTKVNVGGERLLDIVCGAPNCRQGLKVAVATVGAVLPGDFKIKAAKLRGEPSEGMLCSFSELGISDDHNGIIELPVDAPIGTDIREFLKLDDNTIEISVTPNRADCLGIIGVARDVAVLNQTDLNAPEIAPVAATITDTLPIQVEAADACPRYLGRVVKGINVKAPTPLWMKEKLRRCGIRSIDAVVDVTNFVLLELGQPMHAFDKDRIDGGIVVRMAKEGETLVLLDGSEAKLNADTLVIADHNKALAMGGIFGGEHSGVNDETQNVLLECAFFSPLSITGRARRHGLHTDASHRYERGVDPALQHKAMERATRLLLDICGGEAGPVIDVTNEATLPKRATITLRRSKLDRLIGHHISDAQVSDILHRLGCEVTEGQDQWQAIAPSWRFDMEIEEDLVEEVARVYGYNNIPDEPVQAGLIMGTHREADLSLKRVKTMLNDKGYQEVITYSFVDPKLQQLVHPGHEALILPNPISSEMSAMRLSLLTGLLGTIVYNQNRQQSRVRIFETGLRFVPDTQANLGIRQDLMLAGAICGNRYEEHWDLTKNSVDFYDVKGDLESVLDLTGKLSEIEFRAEACQGLHPGQSAAIYLHDERIGFIGVVHPELERKLDLNGRTMVFELEWNKVADRVIPQAQDVSRFPANRRDIAVVVAENVPAADILAECKKVGVNQVVGVNLFDVYRGKGVAEGFKSLAISLILQDTSRTLEEEEIAATVAKCVEALKERFQASLRD, from the coding sequence ATGAAATTCAGTGAACTGTGGTTACGCGAATGGGTAAACACGACTCTTGACAGCGAAGCGCTTTCTAATCAAATCACCATGGCAGGTCTGGAAGTGGATGGCGTTGAGCCGGTTTCCGGCGCATTTAACGGTGTAGTTGTCGGTGAAGTGGTCGAGTGCGGTCAACACCCAAATGCTGACAAGCTGCGTGTTACAAAAGTGAACGTTGGCGGCGAACGCCTGTTGGATATCGTCTGTGGCGCGCCAAATTGCCGTCAAGGACTGAAAGTAGCCGTGGCTACTGTGGGCGCGGTTCTGCCGGGCGATTTCAAAATCAAAGCCGCCAAACTGCGTGGCGAGCCGTCAGAAGGGATGCTGTGCTCCTTCTCTGAGCTCGGGATTTCCGACGACCATAACGGCATCATCGAACTTCCTGTCGATGCGCCGATTGGCACCGATATTCGCGAATTCCTTAAGCTCGATGACAACACGATTGAAATCAGCGTCACCCCGAACCGTGCCGACTGCTTAGGCATTATCGGCGTGGCTCGCGATGTGGCCGTACTGAATCAAACCGATCTGAACGCGCCAGAAATCGCGCCAGTGGCGGCAACCATTACCGACACGCTGCCGATTCAGGTCGAGGCAGCTGATGCTTGCCCGCGTTATCTGGGTCGCGTAGTGAAAGGCATCAACGTTAAGGCGCCAACGCCGCTGTGGATGAAAGAGAAACTGCGTCGCTGTGGCATTCGTTCTATCGACGCGGTTGTTGACGTCACCAACTTCGTGCTGCTCGAACTGGGCCAGCCGATGCATGCTTTCGATAAAGATCGTATCGACGGCGGCATTGTGGTGCGTATGGCGAAAGAGGGTGAAACTCTGGTTCTGCTCGACGGTAGCGAAGCGAAACTCAACGCAGACACCTTAGTTATTGCCGATCACAACAAAGCGCTGGCTATGGGCGGCATCTTTGGTGGTGAACATTCAGGCGTGAATGACGAAACCCAGAACGTTCTGCTGGAATGCGCATTCTTCAGCCCGCTGTCTATCACCGGTCGCGCACGTCGTCATGGTTTGCATACCGATGCATCTCACCGTTATGAGCGCGGTGTCGATCCAGCGCTTCAGCATAAAGCGATGGAGCGTGCGACTCGCCTGCTGCTCGACATTTGCGGCGGTGAAGCCGGTCCGGTCATTGATGTGACCAACGAGGCAACGCTGCCAAAACGTGCAACCATCACGCTGCGCCGCTCTAAACTTGATCGTCTGATTGGCCATCATATTTCCGATGCGCAGGTCAGCGACATTCTGCATCGCCTGGGCTGTGAAGTCACAGAAGGTCAGGATCAGTGGCAGGCCATTGCGCCGAGCTGGCGTTTTGATATGGAAATCGAAGAAGATCTGGTGGAAGAAGTGGCGCGTGTATACGGCTACAACAATATTCCCGATGAACCGGTACAAGCAGGTCTGATCATGGGTACGCACCGCGAAGCCGATCTGTCGTTAAAGCGTGTGAAAACCATGCTTAACGACAAAGGTTATCAGGAAGTGATTACCTACAGCTTCGTTGATCCAAAACTGCAGCAGCTGGTGCATCCGGGTCACGAAGCCCTGATTCTGCCAAACCCGATCTCCAGCGAAATGTCTGCAATGCGTCTTTCCCTGTTGACCGGTTTGCTCGGCACCATCGTTTATAACCAGAACCGTCAGCAGAGCCGCGTCCGTATCTTCGAAACCGGTCTGCGTTTTGTTCCTGATACGCAGGCTAACCTGGGCATTCGTCAGGATCTAATGCTGGCAGGTGCCATCTGTGGCAATCGCTACGAAGAGCATTGGGATCTGACGAAAAACAGCGTTGATTTCTACGATGTGAAAGGCGATCTGGAATCTGTTCTCGATCTGACCGGTAAATTATCTGAAATCGAATTCCGTGCTGAAGCCTGCCAGGGCCTGCATCCGGGTCAAAGTGCTGCCATTTATTTACACGATGAACGCATTGGTTTCATTGGTGTTGTTCACCCTGAGCTGGAGCGCAAACTGGATCTGAATGGCCGTACGATGGTGTTTGAGCTGGAGTGGAACAAGGTCGCAGACCGCGTCATTCCTCAAGCTCAGGACGTTTCTCGCTTCCCGGCGAACCGTCGTGATATCGCCGTTGTGGTGGCTGAAAATGTGCCCGCAGCAGATATTTTGGCCGAATGTAAGAAAGTTGGCGTAAATCAGGTAGTTGGCGTAAACTTATTTGACGTGTACCGCGGCAAGGGCGTAGCAGAAGGTTTTAAGAGCCTCGCTATTAGCCTTATCCTTCAGGATACCAGCCGTACACTCGAAGAAGAGGAGATTGCCGCTACCGTCGCCAAATGTGTAGAGGCATTAAAAGAGCGATTCCAGGCATCATTGAGGGATTGA
- the btuC gene encoding vitamin B12 ABC transporter permease BtuC: MHDYAYRQHRSDLRGLLVLVVFLVVAVTVSLCAGDQWIGPENWLSEQGQLFVWQIRLPRTVAVILVGAALALCGTMMQALFENPLAEPGLLGVSNGAGVGLIAAVMLGQGALSGWSVSVCAIAGALLITVILLRFARRNLSTSRLLLAGVALGIICSALMTWAVYFSTSFDLRQLMYWMMGGFGGVDWRQGWLMLLLVPIIIWASCQSAPLNMLALGETSARQLGLSIDVWRKVLVVAIGWMVGVSVALAGAIGFIGLVIPHMLRLGGMTDHRTLLPASAVAGAATLLIADIVARLALTAAELPIGVVTATLGAPVFIWLLLKAGR, from the coding sequence ATGCATGATTATGCCTATCGTCAACATCGCTCCGATCTGCGCGGGTTACTCGTGCTGGTGGTATTTCTCGTCGTCGCGGTGACGGTTAGTCTGTGTGCGGGCGACCAGTGGATTGGTCCAGAAAACTGGCTGAGTGAACAGGGCCAGCTCTTTGTGTGGCAAATCCGTTTGCCGCGCACAGTGGCGGTGATACTGGTGGGCGCCGCGCTCGCCTTGTGCGGGACGATGATGCAGGCGTTATTTGAGAACCCACTGGCAGAGCCGGGATTGCTTGGCGTTTCCAATGGTGCAGGCGTTGGGCTTATCGCGGCCGTGATGTTAGGCCAAGGGGCGCTGTCAGGCTGGAGCGTCAGCGTCTGTGCTATCGCTGGGGCATTGCTGATCACGGTGATTTTGCTTCGCTTTGCCAGACGGAATCTTTCAACCAGCCGATTGTTACTGGCCGGTGTGGCGCTAGGGATTATCTGTAGCGCCCTGATGACATGGGCGGTGTATTTCTCAACATCATTTGATCTGCGCCAACTGATGTACTGGATGATGGGAGGATTCGGTGGCGTAGACTGGCGTCAGGGCTGGTTAATGCTGCTGCTGGTTCCCATCATTATCTGGGCCTCCTGTCAGTCAGCGCCACTGAACATGCTGGCCTTAGGCGAAACCTCGGCCCGCCAACTCGGTTTGTCGATCGACGTATGGCGCAAGGTGCTGGTCGTCGCGATTGGCTGGATGGTGGGCGTGAGCGTCGCTCTCGCGGGGGCGATTGGATTTATCGGCCTTGTCATCCCGCATATGCTGCGCCTCGGCGGAATGACCGATCACCGTACATTATTGCCCGCATCCGCTGTTGCCGGTGCAGCGACGCTGCTCATCGCCGACATTGTTGCCCGTCTGGCCCTCACCGCGGCAGAGTTACCCATCGGCGTCGTGACGGCTACGCTGGGCGCACCTGTGTTTATCTGGCTACTATTAAAGGCCGGACGTTAG
- the ihfA gene encoding integration host factor subunit alpha, with the protein MALTKAEMSEYLFDKLGLSKRDAKELVELFFEEIRRALENGEQVKLSGFGNFDLRDKNQRPGRNPKTGEDIPITARRVVTFRPGQKLKSRVENATPKAE; encoded by the coding sequence ATGGCGCTTACAAAAGCTGAAATGTCAGAATATCTGTTTGATAAGCTTGGGCTTAGCAAACGGGATGCCAAAGAGCTGGTAGAGCTGTTTTTCGAAGAGATCCGTCGTGCTCTGGAAAACGGTGAGCAGGTTAAACTGTCCGGTTTTGGCAATTTTGATTTGCGAGACAAAAACCAACGTCCGGGCCGTAATCCGAAGACGGGGGAAGATATTCCCATTACAGCCCGCCGCGTGGTGACCTTCAGACCCGGACAGAAGTTAAAAAGCCGTGTCGAAAACGCAACGCCCAAAGCAGAGTAA
- the infC gene encoding translation initiation factor IF-3 has product MKGGKRVQTARPNRINSEIRAQEVRLTGLEGEQLGIVSLREALEKAEESGVDLVEISPNAEPPVCRIMDYGKFLYEKSKSSKEQKKKQKVIQVKEIKFRPGTDDGDYQVKLRSLVRFLEEGDKAKITLRFRGREMAHQQIGMEVLNRVRDDLSELAVVESFPSKIEGRQMIMVLAPKKKQ; this is encoded by the coding sequence ATTAAAGGCGGAAAACGAGTTCAAACGGCGCGCCCGAATCGTATTAATAGCGAAATTCGCGCGCAAGAAGTTCGCTTAACAGGTCTGGAAGGCGAGCAGCTTGGTATTGTGAGTCTGAGAGAAGCTCTGGAAAAAGCAGAAGAGTCCGGAGTAGACTTAGTCGAAATCAGCCCTAACGCCGAGCCGCCAGTTTGTCGTATCATGGATTACGGCAAGTTCCTCTATGAAAAGAGCAAGTCTTCTAAGGAACAGAAGAAAAAGCAAAAAGTTATTCAGGTTAAGGAAATCAAATTCCGACCTGGCACTGACGATGGCGATTACCAGGTAAAACTCCGCAGCCTGGTACGCTTTCTGGAAGAGGGTGATAAAGCTAAGATCACACTGCGTTTCCGCGGTCGTGAGATGGCTCACCAGCAGATCGGTATGGAAGTGCTTAATCGCGTCCGTGACGATCTGAGTGAACTGGCAGTGGTCGAATCCTTCCCATCGAAGATCGAAGGCCGCCAGATGATCATGGTGCTCGCTCCTAAGAAGAAACAGTAA
- a CDS encoding NlpC/P60 family protein produces MRFWLIIVGMLLLAGCSSHRAPPPNPRLSDSITVIANLNDQLQHWRGAPYRYGGMSRGGVDCSGFVLMTFRDKFDLQLPRETRMQAEIGTKIDKDDLLPGDLVFFKTGSGESGLHVGIYDTDNQFIHASTSRGVMRSSLDNVYWRKNFWQARRI; encoded by the coding sequence ATGCGATTCTGGTTAATCATTGTGGGCATGTTATTACTTGCAGGATGCAGCAGTCATCGTGCACCCCCCCCTAATCCGCGGTTATCGGACTCTATTACCGTGATCGCTAACCTTAACGACCAGTTGCAACACTGGCGCGGGGCACCGTATCGCTATGGTGGAATGAGCCGGGGTGGCGTGGATTGTTCAGGCTTCGTGCTTATGACTTTCCGCGACAAGTTCGATCTGCAACTCCCACGCGAAACGCGAATGCAGGCTGAAATCGGTACAAAAATAGATAAAGACGATTTATTGCCGGGCGATCTGGTGTTTTTTAAAACGGGCTCAGGTGAAAGTGGCCTCCATGTTGGCATTTATGATACCGACAACCAGTTTATTCATGCCTCAACCAGTCGCGGTGTGATGCGATCATCTCTGGATAATGTCTACTGGCGGAAAAACTTCTGGCAGGCTCGACGTATATAG
- the pheM gene encoding pheST operon leader peptide PheM produces the protein MNAAIFRFFFYFST, from the coding sequence ATGAATGCTGCTATTTTCCGCTTCTTCTTTTACTTTAGCACCTGA
- the pheS gene encoding phenylalanine--tRNA ligase subunit alpha, whose amino-acid sequence MSHLAELVANATAAINQASDVAALDNVRVEYLGKKGHLTLQMTTLRELPPEERPAAGAVINEAKEQVQQALNARKSDLESAALNARLAEETIDVSLPGRRIENGGLHPVTRTIDRIESFFGELGFTVATGPEIEDDYHNFDALNIPGHHPARADHDTFWFDATRLLRTQTSGVQIRTMKEQAPPIRIIAPGRVYRNDYDQTHTPMFHQMEGLIVDKNISFTNLKGTLHDFLNNFFEEDLQVRFRPSYFPFTEPSAEVDVMGKNGKWLEVLGCGMVHPNVLRNVGIDPEIYSGFAFGMGMERLTMLRYGVTDLRAFFENDLRFLKQFK is encoded by the coding sequence ATGTCACATCTCGCAGAGCTGGTTGCCAATGCAACGGCCGCCATTAATCAAGCCTCAGATGTTGCCGCATTAGACAATGTCCGCGTCGAATATCTGGGTAAAAAAGGGCATTTGACCCTTCAAATGACCACGCTGCGGGAGCTGCCGCCTGAAGAGCGCCCGGCTGCAGGTGCGGTCATCAACGAAGCTAAAGAACAGGTTCAGCAAGCGTTAAACGCGCGTAAATCTGACCTGGAAAGCGCCGCATTGAACGCGCGTCTGGCTGAAGAAACGATTGATGTTTCCTTGCCGGGGCGTCGTATCGAGAACGGCGGCCTGCATCCGGTGACTCGTACCATCGATCGCATTGAAAGTTTCTTCGGTGAGCTCGGCTTTACCGTGGCGACAGGCCCGGAAATCGAAGACGACTACCATAACTTCGATGCACTGAATATTCCTGGCCATCATCCGGCACGCGCTGACCACGACACTTTCTGGTTTGATGCTACGCGTTTGCTGCGTACCCAGACCTCTGGCGTGCAGATCCGTACCATGAAGGAACAAGCGCCGCCGATCCGTATTATCGCGCCGGGTCGCGTATATCGTAACGACTACGATCAGACCCACACGCCAATGTTCCATCAGATGGAAGGCTTGATTGTCGATAAAAACATCAGCTTTACCAACTTGAAAGGCACACTTCACGACTTCCTGAACAACTTCTTTGAAGAAGATCTGCAGGTTCGTTTCCGTCCATCCTATTTCCCGTTCACTGAACCGTCTGCGGAAGTTGACGTGATGGGTAAAAACGGCAAATGGCTCGAAGTTCTGGGCTGCGGCATGGTTCACCCTAATGTTCTGCGCAACGTGGGTATTGATCCGGAAATCTATTCCGGCTTTGCCTTCGGTATGGGCATGGAGCGTCTGACGATGCTGCGTTATGGCGTAACCGATTTGCGCGCATTCTTCGAAAACGATCTGCGTTTCCTCAAACAGTTTAAATAA
- a CDS encoding glutathione peroxidase, with protein sequence MQHDILNTEVTTIDGETTTLEGYKGKVLLIVNVASKCGLTPQYEQLENIQKAWEKDGLVVLGFPCNQFLGQEPGSEEEIKTFCSTTYGITFPMFSKIDVNGENRHPLYQKLIAAAPTAVTPEQSGFYERMASKGRAPLYPDDILWNFEKFLIGRDGQVVQRFSPDMTPEDPIVMESIKLALAK encoded by the coding sequence ATGCAGCACGACATTCTGAACACCGAAGTTACAACCATTGATGGCGAAACAACAACGCTGGAAGGCTACAAAGGTAAAGTGTTGTTAATCGTGAACGTTGCGTCGAAATGCGGTTTGACGCCGCAGTATGAACAGTTGGAAAACATCCAAAAAGCCTGGGAGAAGGATGGGCTGGTGGTTCTCGGTTTCCCGTGCAATCAGTTCCTGGGTCAGGAGCCGGGTAGCGAAGAGGAGATCAAAACGTTTTGCAGCACCACCTATGGCATCACGTTCCCGATGTTCAGCAAAATTGATGTGAACGGTGAAAATCGCCATCCCCTCTATCAAAAGCTGATCGCCGCCGCTCCAACAGCCGTCACGCCAGAACAAAGCGGATTCTACGAACGTATGGCGAGCAAAGGACGTGCCCCCCTGTATCCGGATGATATTTTGTGGAACTTCGAAAAATTCCTGATTGGCCGTGATGGACAGGTTGTACAACGCTTTTCCCCGGATATGACGCCAGAAGATCCTATTGTGATGGAATCTATCAAGCTGGCACTGGCCAAGTAA